Proteins from a genomic interval of Lelliottia amnigena:
- the panB gene encoding 3-methyl-2-oxobutanoate hydroxymethyltransferase: MKPTTISLLQKCKQEKKRFATITAYDFSFAKLFAEEGINVMLVGDSLGMTVQGHDSTLPVTVDDIAYHTHAVRRGAPHCLLLSDLPFMGYATPEQAFENAAAVMRAGANMVKIEGGAWLVDTVKMLTERAVPVCGHLGLTPQSVNVFGGYKVQGRGDAGQILLDDALALEAAGIQLLVLECVPVELAKRVTDALTIPVIGIGAGNVTDGQILVMHDAFGITGGHIPKFAKNFLSEAGDMRAAVRQYIADVESGVYPGEEHSFH; encoded by the coding sequence ATGAAACCAACCACCATCTCCTTACTGCAGAAATGCAAACAGGAAAAAAAACGCTTCGCCACGATCACGGCCTACGACTTCAGTTTTGCAAAACTGTTTGCTGAAGAAGGGATAAACGTCATGCTGGTCGGCGATTCGTTAGGGATGACGGTACAAGGACATGATTCCACTCTGCCAGTGACGGTAGACGACATTGCTTATCACACACACGCTGTTCGTCGCGGGGCACCTCACTGCCTGCTGCTGTCTGATTTGCCGTTTATGGGTTACGCCACGCCAGAGCAGGCATTTGAGAATGCTGCTGCAGTGATGCGCGCGGGTGCTAACATGGTCAAAATTGAAGGCGGTGCGTGGCTGGTTGATACCGTCAAAATGCTGACCGAACGCGCCGTGCCCGTGTGCGGGCATCTGGGGCTCACGCCGCAGTCTGTGAATGTCTTTGGTGGCTACAAAGTTCAGGGCCGGGGCGATGCGGGACAGATCCTGCTTGATGATGCCCTGGCGCTGGAAGCCGCGGGTATTCAGCTGTTAGTGCTGGAATGCGTGCCCGTTGAGCTGGCAAAACGCGTGACCGACGCGCTCACGATCCCGGTCATCGGGATTGGCGCAGGTAACGTTACCGACGGGCAGATTCTGGTGATGCATGATGCCTTTGGCATTACCGGCGGCCACATTCCCAAATTCGCGAAGAATTTCCTCAGTGAAGCGGGCGACATGCGCGCCGCAGTCAGGCAGTATATTGCCGACGTCGAATCCGGTGTTTACCCGGGTGAAGAACACAGTTTCCATTAA
- the folK gene encoding 2-amino-4-hydroxy-6-hydroxymethyldihydropteridinepyrophosphokinase: protein MTLAYIAIGSNLASPLDQVNAAVQALADIKQSRVMAVSAYYRTPPLGPQDQPDYLNAAVVLDTALDAETLLDNTQRIELQQGRVRKDERWGPRTLDLDIMLFGDEIIQTERLTVPHYDMKNRGFMLWPLLEVAPALTFPDGTSLQAVLQQLNAKKPALW, encoded by the coding sequence ATGACCCTCGCTTACATCGCCATCGGCAGCAATCTGGCCTCTCCATTGGATCAGGTGAATGCTGCCGTTCAGGCGCTGGCTGATATCAAACAGAGCCGCGTGATGGCGGTTTCTGCGTATTACCGCACGCCGCCGCTGGGCCCACAGGATCAACCCGATTATCTGAACGCTGCCGTGGTGCTGGACACCGCGCTTGACGCCGAAACGCTGCTGGATAATACCCAGCGCATTGAGCTACAACAGGGGCGTGTCCGTAAAGATGAACGCTGGGGACCGCGCACGCTGGATCTCGACATCATGCTTTTTGGCGATGAGATCATCCAGACCGAACGCCTGACCGTTCCGCATTACGACATGAAAAATCGTGGTTTTATGCTCTGGCCGCTGCTTGAAGTCGCCCCCGCCCTCACCTTCCCCGATGGCACCTCGTTACAGGCCGTATTGCAGCAGCTTAACGCCAAAAAACCCGCGCTCTGGTAA
- the pcnB gene encoding poly(A) polymerase, translating into MSVIPREQHTISRKDISENALKVLYRLNKAGYEAYLVGGGVRDLLLGQKPKDFDVTTSATPEQVRKLFRNCRLVGRRFRLAHVMFGPEIIEVATFRGHHEAGAPADRTTSQRGQNGMLLRDNIFGSIEEDAQRRDFTINSLYYSVADFSVRDFVGGVKDLKEGVIRLIGNPETRYREDPVRMLRAVRFAAKLNMQISAETAEPIPRLATLINDVPPARLFEEVLKLLQAGYGYETYKLLRENSLFQPLFPSIVRYFTESGDSPMERIIAQVLKNTDTRIHNDMRVNPAFLFAAMFWYPLLETAQKIAQESGLAYYDAFALAANDVLDEACRTLAIPKRITTLVRDIWQLQLRMSRRQGKRAWKLMEHPKFRAAYDLLALRAEIENNKELQSLVQWWGEFQVSAPPEQKGMLTNLDEEPEPRRRHRRPRKRAPRQGSA; encoded by the coding sequence ATGTCGGTTATTCCGCGTGAGCAGCACACTATTTCCCGCAAAGATATCAGTGAAAATGCCCTCAAGGTGCTCTATCGTCTGAATAAAGCAGGCTATGAGGCCTATCTCGTGGGCGGTGGGGTTCGCGATTTACTGCTCGGCCAAAAACCGAAAGATTTTGACGTGACGACCAGCGCCACGCCTGAACAGGTGCGCAAGTTATTCCGTAACTGTCGCCTGGTGGGCCGTCGATTCCGTCTCGCTCACGTCATGTTTGGCCCAGAAATCATCGAGGTGGCGACGTTCCGTGGCCATCACGAAGCGGGCGCGCCAGCGGATCGTACCACCTCGCAGCGCGGCCAGAACGGCATGCTGCTGCGCGACAACATTTTTGGTTCTATCGAAGAAGACGCCCAGCGTCGCGATTTCACCATCAACAGCCTTTACTACAGCGTGGCCGATTTTTCGGTGCGTGATTTCGTGGGTGGCGTAAAGGATCTGAAAGAGGGCGTGATTCGTCTGATTGGTAATCCTGAAACGCGCTACCGCGAAGATCCGGTGCGCATGCTGCGCGCCGTGCGTTTCGCCGCCAAGCTGAACATGCAGATCAGCGCCGAAACGGCAGAACCGATCCCGCGCCTGGCGACGCTCATCAACGATGTGCCTCCTGCGCGTCTGTTTGAAGAAGTGCTGAAACTACTGCAGGCGGGTTATGGTTACGAAACCTATAAACTGCTGCGTGAAAATAGCCTGTTCCAGCCGCTGTTCCCGTCCATCGTTCGCTACTTTACCGAAAGCGGTGATAGCCCGATGGAGCGCATCATTGCGCAGGTGCTGAAAAACACAGACACCCGCATTCACAATGATATGCGCGTCAATCCGGCATTCCTGTTTGCGGCGATGTTCTGGTATCCACTACTGGAAACCGCGCAGAAAATTGCCCAGGAAAGCGGGCTGGCCTATTACGATGCCTTTGCGCTTGCCGCGAATGATGTGCTCGACGAGGCCTGCCGTACTCTGGCGATCCCGAAACGCATCACTACGCTGGTTCGTGATATCTGGCAGTTGCAGTTGCGTATGTCTCGCCGTCAGGGCAAGCGCGCCTGGAAGCTGATGGAGCATCCAAAATTCCGCGCGGCGTACGATCTGCTGGCGCTGCGTGCTGAGATTGAAAACAATAAAGAGCTGCAAAGTCTGGTGCAGTGGTGGGGCGAGTTCCAGGTCTCAGCACCGCCGGAACAAAAAGGGATGCTCACGAATCTCGACGAAGAGCCAGAACCGCGCCGTCGTCATCGCCGCCCACGCAAGCGCGCACCGCGCCAGGGCAGTGCATGA
- the gluQ gene encoding glutamyl-Q tRNA(Asp) synthetase, with protein sequence MPQSDYIGRFAPSPSGELHFGSLIAALGSYLQARANNGIWRVRIEDIDPPREVPGAAKTILHQLEHYGLNWDGDVLWQSQRHDAYREHLAWLHSKGLSYYCTCTRARIQSAGGVYDGHCRHLNHGPENAAVRLLQHSPVTHFNDLLLGEIHADKRLANEDFIIHRRDGLFAYNLAVVVDDHFQGVTEIVRGADLIEPTVRQISLYKLFGWDVPDYIHLPLALNAQGNKLSKQNHAPALPNGDPRPVLIDALRFLNQNVTSEWQDLRLDELLKISIDNWVLSAVPKIQHSQTHLAEL encoded by the coding sequence ATGCCTCAATCAGACTATATCGGGCGCTTTGCGCCATCCCCCTCCGGTGAATTGCACTTCGGATCGCTTATTGCCGCACTGGGCAGTTACCTGCAAGCGCGGGCGAATAACGGCATCTGGCGCGTTCGTATCGAAGATATTGATCCTCCGCGTGAAGTTCCCGGTGCTGCAAAAACCATTCTGCATCAGCTGGAACATTACGGCCTGAACTGGGACGGTGACGTTCTCTGGCAATCCCAGCGACATGACGCTTATCGCGAACACCTGGCGTGGCTGCACTCAAAAGGTTTGTCATATTACTGCACCTGTACCCGCGCACGTATTCAGAGCGCTGGCGGCGTGTACGATGGTCATTGCCGGCACCTGAATCACGGTCCCGAAAACGCCGCCGTCCGTTTACTGCAACATTCACCCGTGACCCATTTTAATGATTTGCTGCTCGGCGAGATTCACGCCGATAAACGCCTGGCGAATGAAGATTTTATTATTCACCGACGCGATGGTTTATTTGCGTATAACCTGGCCGTGGTAGTGGATGACCATTTTCAGGGCGTGACGGAAATTGTGCGCGGCGCCGATCTGATTGAGCCGACGGTGCGTCAAATTTCACTGTATAAACTCTTCGGCTGGGACGTTCCGGATTATATCCATTTGCCGCTGGCATTGAATGCGCAAGGGAATAAACTCTCGAAACAGAACCACGCGCCCGCGTTGCCAAATGGCGATCCACGACCTGTTTTGATCGACGCGCTGCGATTTCTGAATCAGAATGTCACAAGCGAATGGCAGGATTTACGTCTTGATGAATTACTGAAAATATCCATTGATAATTGGGTGCTATCGGCGGTGCCTAAAATCCAGCATTCTCAAACGCATCTTGCTGAGCTATGA
- the dksA gene encoding DnaK suppressor protein, producing MQEGQNRKTSSLSILAIAGVEPYQEKPGEEYMNEAQLSHFKRILEAWRNQLRDEVDRTVTHMQDEAANFPDPVDRAAQEEEFSLELRNRDRERKLIKKIEKTLKKVEDEDFGFCESCGVEIGIRRLEARPTADLCIDCKTLAEIREKQMAG from the coding sequence ATGCAAGAAGGGCAAAACCGTAAAACATCGTCCCTGAGTATTCTCGCCATCGCTGGGGTGGAGCCATATCAAGAGAAGCCGGGCGAAGAGTATATGAACGAAGCCCAGCTGTCTCACTTCAAGCGTATTCTTGAAGCATGGCGTAATCAACTTAGGGATGAAGTCGATCGCACCGTTACCCACATGCAGGACGAAGCAGCAAACTTCCCGGACCCGGTTGACCGTGCCGCTCAGGAAGAAGAGTTCAGCCTCGAACTGCGTAACCGTGACCGCGAGCGCAAGCTGATCAAGAAGATTGAGAAGACGCTGAAGAAGGTTGAAGACGAAGATTTCGGCTTCTGCGAATCCTGCGGTGTAGAAATTGGTATTCGTCGCCTTGAAGCGCGTCCGACTGCCGATCTGTGCATCGACTGCAAAACGCTGGCTGAAATCCGCGAAAAGCAGATGGCCGGTTAA
- the sfsA gene encoding sugar fermentation stimulation protein A — MKFSPALQSATLIQRYKRFLADVVTPAGEHLTLHCPNTGAMTGCATPGDTVWYSTSENLKRKYAHTWEITETQQGAFICVNTQRANQLVKEAITTNTIPELTGYASLKGEVKYGEEGSRIDFMLQADDRPECYIEVKSVTLADRDNGYFPDAVTLRGQKHLRELMTVAATGKRAVLLFAVLHSAIERFSPARHIDPKYAQLLNEAQKQGVEILAYKAELSADNMTLKSTLPVVL, encoded by the coding sequence ATGAAGTTTAGCCCCGCCCTGCAATCCGCCACGCTTATCCAGCGCTATAAACGTTTTCTGGCGGATGTCGTGACGCCTGCGGGTGAACATTTGACGCTGCACTGCCCGAATACTGGGGCAATGACTGGGTGCGCAACCCCCGGCGATACGGTGTGGTACTCCACGTCAGAAAATCTGAAACGCAAATATGCGCACACCTGGGAAATCACCGAGACCCAACAAGGGGCGTTTATTTGTGTGAATACCCAACGCGCGAATCAACTGGTCAAAGAAGCCATCACCACCAATACGATCCCGGAGTTAACTGGCTACGCTTCCCTTAAAGGCGAAGTGAAATATGGCGAGGAAGGCAGCAGAATTGATTTTATGTTGCAGGCGGACGATCGCCCTGAGTGCTATATTGAAGTCAAATCAGTGACGTTAGCAGACAGGGATAATGGCTACTTTCCGGATGCGGTGACGCTACGCGGCCAAAAGCATCTGCGAGAGTTAATGACTGTTGCGGCGACGGGGAAGCGCGCCGTATTGTTGTTTGCGGTTTTGCATTCAGCCATTGAACGATTTTCCCCGGCTCGTCATATTGACCCGAAGTACGCACAATTGTTGAATGAGGCACAAAAGCAGGGGGTAGAAATTTTAGCTTATAAAGCTGAACTTTCTGCCGATAATATGACTCTGAAGTCCACTCTCCCCGTTGTGTTATAA
- the ligT gene encoding 2'-5' RNA ligase, translating to MSESKRLFFAIEPPAKIQRQIVRWRAEHFQPDAGRPVASANLHLTLAFLGDVSADKQQALAKLAGRILQPGFTLNLDDAGQWLRSRVVWLGTRQPPRGLLQLANLLRAQAARSGCYQSPQPFHPHITLLRKHPPCRRHPATRLSLDVFGHRIRPLRIVFLKRTHPIYAASALCVERTTKDFR from the coding sequence ATGTCTGAGTCGAAACGCCTGTTTTTCGCTATTGAACCGCCCGCCAAAATACAGCGGCAAATCGTTCGCTGGCGCGCTGAACATTTCCAACCGGACGCCGGACGTCCGGTTGCCTCGGCGAATTTACATCTCACGCTGGCTTTTTTGGGTGACGTCAGCGCGGATAAACAACAGGCGCTGGCTAAACTGGCCGGACGTATCCTTCAGCCGGGTTTTACCCTGAATCTCGATGACGCCGGTCAGTGGCTGCGTTCCCGCGTCGTGTGGCTGGGAACGCGTCAGCCGCCGCGTGGATTACTGCAGTTGGCCAATCTTTTGCGAGCGCAAGCCGCGCGCAGCGGGTGCTATCAAAGCCCGCAGCCGTTTCATCCTCATATCACCCTGTTGCGAAAACACCCGCCATGCCGTCGCCATCCCGCCACCAGGCTTTCACTGGACGTTTTCGGTCACAGAATTCGTCCTTTACGAATCGTTTTTCTCAAACGGACGCACCCGATATACGCCGCTTCAGCGCTTTGCGTTGAGCGAACAACCAAGGATTTCCGATGA
- a CDS encoding ATP-dependent RNA helicase HrpB → MSSLPVAAVLPELLAALRHAPHVLLNAPTGAGKSTWLPLQILKEGDIFGKIILLEPRRLAARNVAQRLAELLGEKPGETVGYRMRAETCVGATTRLEVVTEGILTRMLQNDPELNGVGLVILDEFHERSLQADLALALLLDVQQGLREDLKLLIMSATLDNERLRQILPDAPVISSEGRAFPVERRYQTLPAHQRFDEAVAIATAELLRHESGSLLLFLPGVGEIQRVQEKLAARVGSDVVLCPLYGALSLNEQRKAILPPPVGQRKVVLATNIAETSLTIEGIRLVVDTAQERVASFDPRTGLTKLVTQRISQASMTQRAGRAGRLEAGICLHLTSAEQAERAVAQSTPEILQSDLSGLLMELLQWGCPDPAQLCWLDRPPVVNLTAARQLLTQLGALDGDRLTPAGQKMAALGNDPRLAAMLIAAIGDDEIATAAKLAAILEEPPRGASSDLASAFSRHQPNWQQRAQRLCQRLNSRGGMLDSDKITELLAQAFPDRIARRRGLDGRYQLANGMGAMLDSDDALTRHEWLIAPLLLQGSQSPDARILQAVAVDIDALTRRCPQLLQQSDTVEWDDAQGTLKAFRRSQIGRLTVSVKPLAKPSEDELHQAMLNGIRDKGLNVLSWTPEAEQYRLRLHCAAQWLPEYDWPAVDDETLLASLETWLLPEMRGVHSLKALKSLDVKTALQNLLDWSLRQRLDRELPGHYTVPTGSRIAIRYHQDNPPALAVRMQEMFGESATPSIAEGRVPLVLELLSPAHRPLQITRDLSAFWAGSYREVQKEMKGRYPKHVWPDDPANTAPTRRTKKYS, encoded by the coding sequence GTGTCCTCATTGCCGGTCGCCGCCGTACTTCCCGAGCTTCTTGCCGCCTTACGCCATGCCCCTCACGTCCTGCTGAACGCGCCTACCGGGGCGGGTAAATCGACGTGGCTGCCGCTACAGATCCTCAAAGAGGGCGATATTTTTGGTAAAATCATTCTGCTGGAACCGCGCAGGCTGGCGGCGCGCAACGTGGCGCAACGCCTGGCCGAACTGCTCGGTGAAAAGCCCGGCGAAACCGTGGGTTATCGTATGCGCGCGGAAACCTGCGTCGGCGCGACGACGCGGCTGGAAGTGGTGACGGAAGGGATCCTGACCCGGATGCTGCAAAACGATCCCGAGCTGAACGGCGTGGGGCTGGTGATCCTTGATGAATTTCATGAGCGCAGCCTGCAAGCCGATCTGGCGCTGGCGCTGCTGCTCGACGTGCAGCAAGGGCTGCGTGAGGATCTCAAGCTGCTGATCATGTCCGCCACGCTCGACAACGAACGGCTGCGACAGATCCTGCCCGATGCGCCGGTCATTTCCTCTGAAGGTCGTGCGTTTCCGGTTGAACGTCGCTATCAAACGTTGCCCGCCCATCAGCGCTTCGATGAAGCGGTTGCTATCGCGACGGCTGAGCTATTGCGCCACGAATCCGGATCATTGCTGCTGTTTTTACCCGGCGTGGGCGAAATCCAGCGCGTTCAGGAGAAGCTGGCTGCGCGCGTGGGCAGCGATGTTGTGCTGTGTCCGCTGTACGGCGCACTTTCTCTGAATGAACAGCGCAAGGCGATACTTCCGCCGCCCGTCGGCCAGCGAAAAGTGGTGCTGGCGACCAATATCGCCGAGACCAGCTTAACCATTGAAGGCATCCGTCTGGTGGTCGATACGGCGCAGGAGCGGGTGGCGAGTTTTGATCCGCGCACCGGACTGACCAAACTGGTGACGCAGCGTATCAGCCAGGCTTCCATGACGCAGCGTGCGGGTCGCGCCGGGCGTCTGGAGGCGGGGATCTGTCTGCATCTCACCAGCGCGGAACAGGCCGAGCGCGCCGTCGCGCAAAGTACGCCAGAAATTTTGCAAAGCGATCTTTCAGGATTGCTCATGGAACTGTTGCAGTGGGGATGCCCCGATCCGGCGCAGCTCTGCTGGCTCGATCGGCCGCCGGTGGTGAATCTGACGGCGGCGCGGCAATTGTTAACGCAACTGGGTGCTCTGGACGGCGATCGGTTAACGCCAGCAGGCCAGAAAATGGCTGCGCTGGGGAACGATCCGCGCCTGGCGGCGATGCTGATTGCCGCGATCGGGGATGATGAGATTGCCACGGCAGCAAAACTTGCCGCCATTCTGGAGGAGCCGCCGCGCGGGGCGAGCAGCGATTTGGCTTCGGCGTTCTCCCGTCATCAGCCGAACTGGCAGCAGCGCGCGCAGCGGCTTTGTCAGCGGCTTAACAGCCGGGGCGGGATGCTGGACAGCGATAAAATCACCGAACTGCTGGCGCAGGCTTTTCCCGACAGGATTGCCCGTCGGCGCGGCCTGGACGGGCGCTATCAGCTTGCAAATGGAATGGGTGCGATGCTGGACAGCGACGATGCGCTGACGCGTCATGAGTGGCTCATCGCGCCGCTGCTGTTGCAGGGCAGTCAGTCGCCCGATGCGCGCATTTTGCAGGCGGTGGCAGTGGATATTGATGCGCTAACGCGCCGTTGCCCGCAACTTTTGCAGCAGTCTGATACCGTTGAGTGGGATGACGCGCAGGGCACCTTAAAGGCGTTTCGCCGCAGCCAGATTGGTCGACTCACGGTAAGCGTTAAGCCGCTGGCAAAGCCGTCAGAAGACGAATTACACCAGGCGATGCTGAACGGTATTCGTGATAAAGGCCTGAACGTCCTGAGCTGGACGCCGGAGGCTGAACAGTATCGATTGCGTTTACACTGCGCGGCGCAGTGGTTGCCGGAATATGACTGGCCTGCGGTTGATGATGAAACGCTGCTGGCCTCACTGGAGACGTGGTTATTGCCCGAAATGCGCGGTGTGCATTCGCTCAAAGCGCTTAAATCTCTGGATGTTAAGACAGCGTTACAGAATTTACTCGACTGGTCATTGCGCCAACGTCTGGATAGAGAGCTTCCTGGGCATTACACTGTGCCGACCGGAAGCCGGATAGCCATTCGTTATCATCAAGATAATCCACCGGCGCTGGCCGTGCGGATGCAGGAGATGTTTGGTGAGTCCGCCACGCCATCCATTGCAGAAGGGCGTGTTCCGCTGGTACTTGAGCTATTATCACCTGCGCATCGTCCGCTGCAAATTACGCGTGATTTAAGCGCGTTCTGGGCCGGAAGCTATCGCGAAGTGCAAAAAGAGATGAAAGGGCGTTATCCAAAGCACGTCTGGCCGGACGATCCGGCAAACACAGCACCGACGAGACGGACGAAAAAATATTCGTAA
- the mrcB gene encoding penicillin-binding protein 1B, with the protein MAGNDREPIGRKGKPARPAKEKVSRRRLSDEDYDDDYEDDDEDQEPMPRKGKGKGRKPRGRRGWFWLLLKLFIVFVALMAIYGVYLDQKIRSRIDGKVWQLPAAVYGRMVNLEPDMSISKNEMVKLLEATQYRQVTKMTRPGEFTVQAKSIEMIRRPFDFPDSKEGQVRARLTFDGDRLETIENLESNRQFGFFRLDPRLITMLSSPNGEQRLFVARNGFPDLLVDTLLATEDRHFYEHDGVSLYSIGRAVLANLTAGRTVQGASTLTQQLVKNLFLSSERSYWRKANEAYMAVLMDARYSKDRILELYMNEVYLGQSGDNEIRGFPLASLYYFGRPVEELSLDQQALLVGMVKGASIYNPWRNPKLALERRNLVLRLLQQQQVIDQELYEMLSARPLGVQPRGGVISPQPAFMQMVRQELQTKLGDKVKDLSGVKIFTTFDSVAQDAAEKAAVDGIPVLKKQRKLSDLETAMVVVDRNSGEVRAMVGGAEPQYAGYNRAMQARRSIGSLAKPATYLTALSQPNQYRLNTWIADAPIALRQPNGQVWSPQNDDKQFSGQVMLVDALTRSMNVPTVNLGMALGLPAITDTWQKLGVAKDQLHPVPAMILGALNLTPIEVAQAFQTIASGGNRAQLSSLRSVIAEDGSVLYQSFPQAERAVPAQAAYMTLWTMQQVVQRGTGRQLGAKYPGLHLAGKTGTTNNNVDTWFAGIDGREVVITWVGRDNNQPTKLYGASGAMSIYQRYLANQSPVPLNLTTPEDIVDMGVDDSGNFVCGGGVRTLPVWTTDPDSLCQQNPTQQPTGNPFEQSSQSQQQQPQQQPQQQNEKKDSDGVAGWIKDMFGSN; encoded by the coding sequence ATGGCGGGGAATGACCGCGAGCCAATTGGACGTAAGGGTAAACCTGCGCGTCCGGCGAAGGAAAAAGTGAGCCGTCGTCGCCTCAGTGATGAGGATTATGACGATGACTATGAAGACGATGATGAGGATCAAGAACCCATGCCGCGTAAAGGTAAAGGCAAAGGGCGGAAGCCTCGTGGACGACGCGGCTGGTTCTGGCTGCTGCTGAAGCTGTTTATTGTATTTGTTGCCCTGATGGCGATTTACGGTGTGTACCTGGATCAAAAGATCCGCAGCCGTATCGACGGTAAAGTCTGGCAGTTACCGGCGGCGGTATATGGCCGCATGGTGAACCTTGAGCCAGATATGTCCATCAGCAAGAACGAAATGGTCAAACTGCTGGAAGCGACACAGTATCGTCAGGTGACGAAGATGACGCGTCCCGGCGAGTTTACCGTGCAGGCGAAAAGCATCGAGATGATCCGTCGTCCGTTTGATTTCCCGGACAGTAAAGAAGGGCAGGTGCGTGCGCGTCTGACCTTTGACGGCGATCGTCTCGAAACAATCGAGAACCTGGAAAGCAACCGCCAGTTCGGTTTCTTCCGTCTCGATCCGCGCCTGATCACCATGCTCTCTTCACCAAACGGCGAGCAGCGCCTGTTTGTGGCGCGTAACGGCTTCCCGGATCTGCTGGTCGATACGCTGCTGGCGACGGAAGACCGTCATTTCTACGAACACGACGGCGTGAGTTTGTACTCCATCGGTCGTGCGGTGCTGGCGAACCTGACGGCCGGACGCACGGTGCAGGGGGCGAGTACCCTGACGCAGCAGCTGGTTAAAAACCTGTTCCTCTCCAGCGAGCGCTCTTACTGGCGTAAGGCCAACGAAGCGTACATGGCCGTGCTGATGGATGCCCGCTACAGCAAGGATCGTATCCTTGAGCTGTACATGAACGAGGTGTATCTCGGTCAGAGCGGCGATAATGAGATCCGCGGCTTCCCGCTGGCGAGCCTGTACTACTTTGGTCGTCCGGTAGAGGAACTGAGCCTCGATCAGCAAGCGTTGCTGGTGGGCATGGTGAAAGGCGCGTCTATCTATAACCCGTGGCGCAACCCGAAGCTGGCGCTTGAGCGTCGTAATCTGGTCCTGCGTTTGCTGCAACAGCAGCAGGTTATCGATCAGGAACTTTACGAGATGCTGAGTGCGCGTCCGCTGGGCGTTCAGCCGCGCGGTGGGGTAATCTCTCCACAGCCTGCGTTTATGCAGATGGTGCGTCAGGAGCTGCAAACCAAGCTTGGCGATAAGGTGAAAGATCTCTCCGGCGTGAAGATCTTTACCACGTTCGACTCGGTCGCGCAGGACGCCGCTGAGAAAGCCGCAGTTGACGGCATTCCGGTGCTGAAAAAGCAGCGTAAGCTGAGCGATCTGGAAACCGCGATGGTGGTGGTCGATCGTAATTCCGGTGAAGTTCGTGCGATGGTCGGCGGTGCTGAACCGCAATACGCGGGCTACAACCGCGCGATGCAGGCGCGTCGTTCGATTGGTTCTCTGGCAAAACCGGCGACCTATCTGACCGCGCTGAGCCAGCCGAATCAGTATCGACTGAACACCTGGATTGCCGATGCACCGATTGCCCTGCGCCAGCCTAACGGCCAGGTATGGTCGCCGCAGAACGATGATAAACAGTTCAGCGGTCAGGTGATGCTGGTGGATGCGCTAACCCGTTCCATGAACGTGCCGACGGTTAACCTCGGTATGGCGCTGGGTCTGCCTGCGATTACGGACACCTGGCAGAAGCTGGGGGTAGCGAAAGATCAGCTGCATCCGGTGCCGGCGATGATCCTGGGCGCGTTGAACCTAACGCCAATCGAAGTGGCGCAGGCATTCCAGACGATCGCCAGCGGCGGTAACCGCGCTCAGCTCTCTTCTCTGCGTTCGGTTATCGCTGAAGACGGCTCGGTGCTGTATCAGAGCTTCCCGCAGGCGGAGCGCGCGGTGCCTGCGCAGGCCGCGTATATGACGCTGTGGACGATGCAGCAGGTTGTGCAGCGCGGTACGGGTCGCCAGCTTGGCGCGAAATATCCGGGTCTGCATCTGGCGGGTAAAACCGGGACCACCAACAACAACGTCGATACCTGGTTTGCAGGGATTGACGGGCGTGAAGTGGTGATCACCTGGGTTGGCCGCGATAACAACCAGCCGACCAAGCTGTACGGTGCAAGCGGGGCGATGTCGATTTATCAGCGCTATCTGGCTAATCAATCTCCGGTTCCGCTGAACCTGACGACGCCAGAAGATATCGTCGATATGGGCGTGGATGATTCCGGTAACTTCGTTTGCGGCGGCGGGGTGCGTACCTTGCCTGTCTGGACGACCGATCCGGATTCGCTGTGCCAGCAAAACCCAACGCAGCAACCGACGGGTAATCCGTTTGAACAGTCTTCTCAATCTCAGCAGCAGCAGCCGCAGCAACAGCCGCAGCAGCAGAATGAGAAGAAAGACAGCGACGGCGTCGCAGGCTGGATCAAAGATATGTTCGGCAGCAACTAG